A window of Campylobacter ureolyticus contains these coding sequences:
- the dcuC gene encoding C4-dicarboxylate transporter DcuC: MDTLRLILALLGIVAVVVLLVMKKETKTVLIGVGLILCLLCLKPMNAFGAFTEYMTKAGLIKAICASMGFAFVMKYTKCDKQLVNALTLPMKNIGFLLIPFTMFLTYLINIAIPSAAGCSAAVGATLIPLLMASGVRPAMAGAAVFAGTFGGVLSPGSAHNIFITDMVKATNPLYTVQDVIKVQFQSAVISLVIVLIMISIMALILKDYSKGKNYLLDATNSKNTSENSEKINPLHALMPIVPLVILIIGGTSLNKISFLTWTKMGVAEAMILGAVITIIVTLTNPEKITKEFFNGMGNAYANIIGIIIAAGVFVAGLSACGAIDFVISWLKNDQSFVKFGGTFVPFIMGVVTGSGDAAAFAFNQAVTIHANDLGFAQDKLGMAAAISGALGRSASPIAGACIVCAGLAGVNPIEIAKRTALGMFLSVCAIAFFVL, translated from the coding sequence ATGGATACCTTAAGGCTTATTTTAGCACTTCTTGGCATTGTTGCTGTTGTTGTGCTTTTGGTTATGAAAAAAGAAACTAAAACTGTTTTAATAGGCGTTGGGCTAATTTTATGCTTACTTTGTTTAAAGCCTATGAATGCATTTGGTGCATTTACTGAGTATATGACAAAGGCTGGACTTATAAAAGCAATTTGCGCATCAATGGGTTTTGCATTTGTTATGAAATATACAAAATGTGATAAGCAACTCGTTAATGCTTTGACTCTTCCTATGAAAAACATTGGCTTTTTGCTAATTCCATTTACTATGTTTTTAACTTATCTTATAAACATAGCTATTCCATCAGCTGCTGGATGTTCGGCTGCTGTTGGAGCGACATTGATACCACTTTTAATGGCTTCAGGTGTTAGGCCAGCGATGGCTGGAGCAGCTGTTTTTGCTGGAACTTTTGGAGGTGTTTTAAGCCCAGGTTCAGCCCACAATATATTTATAACAGATATGGTAAAAGCTACAAATCCACTTTATACAGTTCAAGATGTTATAAAGGTACAGTTTCAAAGTGCTGTTATTTCTTTAGTTATAGTTTTAATTATGATTTCTATTATGGCGCTAATCTTAAAGGACTACTCAAAAGGAAAAAACTATCTTTTAGATGCAACAAATTCCAAAAACACATCTGAAAATAGTGAAAAAATAAATCCACTTCATGCATTAATGCCAATTGTTCCACTTGTTATTTTGATAATTGGAGGAACTAGTTTAAATAAAATTTCATTTTTAACTTGGACAAAAATGGGTGTTGCAGAAGCGATGATTTTAGGAGCTGTTATAACTATAATTGTAACCCTTACAAATCCTGAAAAAATCACAAAAGAATTTTTTAATGGAATGGGAAATGCGTATGCAAATATTATCGGTATTATCATAGCAGCAGGAGTGTTTGTCGCTGGACTTTCTGCTTGCGGGGCGATTGATTTTGTTATAAGTTGGCTTAAAAATGACCAAAGTTTTGTTAAATTTGGTGGAACTTTCGTGCCATTTATAATGGGTGTTGTAACCGGCTCAGGCGATGCAGCGGCATTTGCTTTTAATCAAGCAGTAACAATACATGCAAATGATTTAGGTTTTGCACAAGATAAGCTTGGTATGGCAGCTGCTATTTCAGGTGCTCTTGGAAGAAGTGCTTCCCCAATAGCAGGAGCTTGCATAGTTTGTGCAGGACTTGCTGGAGTAAATCCTATAGAAATAGCTAAAAGAACAGCTCTTGGAATGTTTTTATCAGTTTGTGCAATAGCGTTTTTCGTCTTATAA
- a CDS encoding ShlB/FhaC/HecB family hemolysin secretion/activation protein, with translation MRVFFILMLIIIQIFANTLNQISQTQAKQEEDRLKFIESQKENSNIILTPKKNQISAIISNEKPCFIINEILLIGKDNNKFEKYLKKSLKNVKFKNGNCIGKKSVNIIYNSFYNEILKAGLITTAINLPSQNLKSKTLKFEIIPGKIDTININDKNSTKNRASIFTSFGINKKGDILNLRDIEQALEILQNASNGNVSFELLPSNKENYSDINITKEEKLPLNLSLSFDNLGSKATGKYQGSLNLNVLNLMGFNEILYSSYSKNIFKADKQSVENDTKRGKTDNIYYGITIPYKRFSLDFNEYRYNYDQAIPGAFGVYKYSGKSKRRNLTINYLYHRDQISKNSLFFRLWEKENKNYIEDYELDNQRKKTAGYEIGLSSQIFIENGHVVFGATYKKGTGARGALRAPEEDYNDGTNRFETVTIDFNFNKSSLNVPLTYDFKFHGMWNNTSLTMQERLNIGGYYTVRGFDGEMSLVGDRGYYIRNTLEYSYLNSHKLYAAFDFGKVSGKSSNYMTDNTLVGSGVGLKGHFKRKVQYDLFLGFPLNKPEFFKTDKTVLNFNTTYNF, from the coding sequence ATGAGAGTATTTTTTATACTTATGCTTATTATAATTCAAATTTTTGCAAATACCTTAAACCAAATTTCTCAAACCCAAGCCAAGCAAGAAGAAGATAGACTAAAGTTTATAGAAAGTCAAAAAGAAAACTCAAATATTATTTTAACTCCTAAAAAAAATCAAATTTCAGCCATTATCTCAAACGAAAAACCCTGCTTTATTATTAATGAAATTTTATTAATCGGTAAAGATAATAATAAATTTGAAAAATATCTAAAAAAATCTTTAAAAAATGTAAAATTTAAAAATGGAAATTGTATAGGAAAAAAGAGTGTAAATATTATTTATAATTCTTTTTATAATGAAATTTTAAAAGCTGGATTGATTACAACTGCTATAAATTTACCATCACAAAATTTAAAAAGTAAAACTCTAAAATTTGAAATAATACCAGGAAAAATAGACACTATTAATATAAATGATAAAAATTCCACTAAAAATAGAGCTTCAATTTTTACTTCATTTGGCATAAACAAAAAAGGCGATATATTAAATTTAAGAGATATTGAACAAGCCTTAGAAATTTTACAAAACGCCTCTAATGGTAATGTAAGCTTTGAACTACTTCCATCAAATAAAGAAAATTATAGTGATATAAATATAACAAAAGAAGAGAAGTTGCCACTTAATTTATCTTTATCATTTGATAATTTAGGAAGTAAAGCAACTGGAAAGTATCAAGGTAGCTTAAATTTAAATGTGCTTAATTTAATGGGATTTAACGAAATCTTATATTCCTCTTACTCTAAAAATATATTTAAAGCAGACAAACAAAGTGTAGAAAATGATACAAAAAGAGGAAAAACAGACAATATTTATTACGGTATAACAATCCCATACAAAAGATTTTCTTTAGATTTTAACGAGTATAGATATAATTACGATCAAGCAATTCCTGGAGCTTTTGGAGTTTATAAATATAGTGGAAAAAGTAAAAGAAGAAATTTAACAATAAATTATCTTTATCACAGAGATCAAATTTCAAAAAACAGTCTATTTTTTAGACTTTGGGAAAAAGAAAATAAAAATTATATAGAAGACTATGAACTAGATAATCAAAGAAAAAAAACTGCTGGATACGAAATAGGTCTAAGCTCTCAAATTTTTATAGAAAATGGTCATGTAGTTTTTGGGGCAACTTATAAAAAAGGCACAGGTGCAAGAGGGGCTTTAAGAGCACCAGAAGAAGACTATAATGATGGAACAAATAGATTTGAGACAGTAACAATTGACTTTAATTTTAATAAATCATCTTTAAATGTGCCTTTAACTTATGATTTTAAATTTCACGGTATGTGGAACAATACATCTTTAACTATGCAAGAAAGACTAAATATAGGTGGATATTATACAGTTAGAGGATTTGACGGAGAAATGAGTTTGGTTGGCGATAGAGGATATTATATAAGAAATACTTTGGAGTATAGTTATTTAAATTCCCATAAACTATACGCGGCTTTTGACTTTGGCAAGGTAAGTGGAAAAAGTTCAAATTATATGACTGATAATACTTTAGTTGGCTCTGGGGTTGGCCTAAAAGGACATTTTAAAAGAAAAGTACAATATGATCTTTTTTTAGGTTTTCCACTTAATAAGCCAGAATTTTTTAAAACAGATAAAACTGTTTTAAATTTTAATACTACATACAATTTTTAA